In a genomic window of Theropithecus gelada isolate Dixy chromosome 15, Tgel_1.0, whole genome shotgun sequence:
- the LOC112608649 gene encoding 60S ribosomal protein L3-like isoform X1 has product MSHRKFSAPRHGSLGFLPRKRSSRHRGKVKSFPKDDPSKPGSKVNKKEVVEAVTIVETPPMVVVGIVGYVETPRGLRTFKTVFAEHISDECKRRFYKNWHKSKKKAFTKYCKKWQDEDGKKQLEKDFSSMKKYCQVIRVIAHTQMRLLPLRQKKAHLMEIQVNGGTVAEKLDWARERLEQQVPVNQVFGQDEMIDVIGVTKGKGYKGVTSRWHTKKLPRKTHRGLRKVACIGARHPARVAFSVARAGQKGYHHRTEINKKIYKIGQGYLIKDGKLIKNNASTDYDLSDKSINPLGGFVHYGEVTNDFVMLKGCVVGTKKRVLTLRKSLLVQTKRRALEKIDLKFIDTTSKFGHGRFQTMEEKKAFMGPLKKDRIAKEEGA; this is encoded by the exons ATGTCTCACAGAAAGTTCTCGGCTCCCAGACATGGGTCCCTCGGCTTCCTGCCTCGGAAGCGCAGCAGCAGGCATCGCGGGAAGGTTAAGAGCTTCCCTAAAGATGATCCGTCTAA GCCAGGATCTAAGGTGAACAAGAAGGAGGTGGTGGAGGCTGTAACCATTGTGGAGACGCCACCCATGGTGGTTGTGGGCATTGTGGGCTACGTGGAAACCCCTCGAGGCCTCCGGACCTTCAAGACTGTCTTCGCTGAGCACATCAGTGATGAATGCAAGAGGCGTTTCTATAAGAACTGGCATAAATCTAAGAAGAAGGCCTTTACCAAGTACTGCAAGAAATGGCAGGATGAGGATGGCAAGAAGCAGCTGGAGAAGGACTTCAGCAGCATGAAGAAGTACTGCCAAGTCATCCGTGTCATTGCCCACACCCAGATGCGTCTGCTTCCTCTGCGCCAGAAGAAGGCCCACCTGATGGAGATCCAGGTGAACGGAGGCACCGTGGCCGAGAAGCTGGACTGGGCCCGCGAGAGGCTCGAGCAGCAGGTACCTGTGAACCAAGTGTTTGGGCAGGATGAGATGATCGACGTCATCGGGGTGACCAAGGGCAAAGGCTACAAAGGGGTCACCAGTCGTTGGCACACCAAGAAGCTGCCCCGCAAGACCCACCGAGGCCTGCGCAAGGTGGCCTGTATTGGGGCACGGCATCCTGCTCGTGTGGCCTTCTCTGTGGCACGTGCTGGGCAGAAAGGCTACCATCACCGCACTGAGATCAATAAGAAGATCTATAAGATTGGCCAGGGCTACCTTATCAAGGATGGCAAGCTGATCAAGAACAATGCCTCCACTGACTATGACCTGTCTGACAAGAGCATCAACCCTCTGGGTGGCTTTGTCCACTATGGCGAAGTGACCAATGACTTTGTCATGCTGAAAGGCTGTGTGGTGGGAACCAAGAAGCGGGTGCTCACCCTCCGCAAGTCCTTGCTGGTGCAGACGAAGCGGCGGGCTCTGGAGAAGATTGACCTTAAGTTCATTGACACCACCTCCAAGTTTGGCCATGGCCGCTTCCAGACcatggaagagaagaaagcatTCATGGGACCACTCAAGAAAGACCGAATTGCAAAGGAAGAAGGAGCTTAA
- the LOC112608649 gene encoding 60S ribosomal protein L3-like isoform X3 gives MTHIVREVDRPGSKVNKKEVVEAVTIVETPPMVVVGIVGYVETPRGLRTFKTVFAEHISDECKRRFYKNWHKSKKKAFTKYCKKWQDEDGKKQLEKDFSSMKKYCQVIRVIAHTQMRLLPLRQKKAHLMEIQVNGGTVAEKLDWARERLEQQVPVNQVFGQDEMIDVIGVTKGKGYKGVTSRWHTKKLPRKTHRGLRKVACIGARHPARVAFSVARAGQKGYHHRTEINKKIYKIGQGYLIKDGKLIKNNASTDYDLSDKSINPLGGFVHYGEVTNDFFGHGRFQTMEEKKAFMGPLKKDRIAKEEGA, from the exons ATGACCCACATCGTGCGGGAAGTTGACAGGCCAGGATCTAAGGTGAACAAGAAGGAGGTGGTGGAGGCTGTAACCATTGTGGAGACGCCACCCATGGTGGTTGTGGGCATTGTGGGCTACGTGGAAACCCCTCGAGGCCTCCGGACCTTCAAGACTGTCTTCGCTGAGCACATCAGTGATGAATGCAAGAGGCGTTTCTATAAGAACTGGCATAAATCTAAGAAGAAGGCCTTTACCAAGTACTGCAAGAAATGGCAGGATGAGGATGGCAAGAAGCAGCTGGAGAAGGACTTCAGCAGCATGAAGAAGTACTGCCAAGTCATCCGTGTCATTGCCCACACCCAGATGCGTCTGCTTCCTCTGCGCCAGAAGAAGGCCCACCTGATGGAGATCCAGGTGAACGGAGGCACCGTGGCCGAGAAGCTGGACTGGGCCCGCGAGAGGCTCGAGCAGCAGGTACCTGTGAACCAAGTGTTTGGGCAGGATGAGATGATCGACGTCATCGGGGTGACCAAGGGCAAAGGCTACAAAGGGGTCACCAGTCGTTGGCACACCAAGAAGCTGCCCCGCAAGACCCACCGAGGCCTGCGCAAGGTGGCCTGTATTGGGGCACGGCATCCTGCTCGTGTGGCCTTCTCTGTGGCACGTGCTGGGCAGAAAGGCTACCATCACCGCACTGAGATCAATAAGAAGATCTATAAGATTGGCCAGGGCTACCTTATCAAGGATGGCAAGCTGATCAAGAACAATGCCTCCACTGACTATGACCTGTCTGACAAGAGCATCAACCCTCTGGGTGGCTTTGTCCACTATGGCGAAGTGACCAATGACTTT TTTGGCCATGGCCGCTTCCAGACcatggaagagaagaaagcatTCATGGGACCACTCAAGAAAGACCGAATTGCAAAGGAAGAAGGAGCTTAA
- the LOC112608649 gene encoding 60S ribosomal protein L3-like isoform X2, whose protein sequence is MVVVGIVGYVETPRGLRTFKTVFAEHISDECKRRFYKNWHKSKKKAFTKYCKKWQDEDGKKQLEKDFSSMKKYCQVIRVIAHTQMRLLPLRQKKAHLMEIQVNGGTVAEKLDWARERLEQQVPVNQVFGQDEMIDVIGVTKGKGYKGVTSRWHTKKLPRKTHRGLRKVACIGARHPARVAFSVARAGQKGYHHRTEINKKIYKIGQGYLIKDGKLIKNNASTDYDLSDKSINPLGGFVHYGEVTNDFVMLKGCVVGTKKRVLTLRKSLLVQTKRRALEKIDLKFIDTTSKFGHGRFQTMEEKKAFMGPLKKDRIAKEEGA, encoded by the coding sequence ATGGTGGTTGTGGGCATTGTGGGCTACGTGGAAACCCCTCGAGGCCTCCGGACCTTCAAGACTGTCTTCGCTGAGCACATCAGTGATGAATGCAAGAGGCGTTTCTATAAGAACTGGCATAAATCTAAGAAGAAGGCCTTTACCAAGTACTGCAAGAAATGGCAGGATGAGGATGGCAAGAAGCAGCTGGAGAAGGACTTCAGCAGCATGAAGAAGTACTGCCAAGTCATCCGTGTCATTGCCCACACCCAGATGCGTCTGCTTCCTCTGCGCCAGAAGAAGGCCCACCTGATGGAGATCCAGGTGAACGGAGGCACCGTGGCCGAGAAGCTGGACTGGGCCCGCGAGAGGCTCGAGCAGCAGGTACCTGTGAACCAAGTGTTTGGGCAGGATGAGATGATCGACGTCATCGGGGTGACCAAGGGCAAAGGCTACAAAGGGGTCACCAGTCGTTGGCACACCAAGAAGCTGCCCCGCAAGACCCACCGAGGCCTGCGCAAGGTGGCCTGTATTGGGGCACGGCATCCTGCTCGTGTGGCCTTCTCTGTGGCACGTGCTGGGCAGAAAGGCTACCATCACCGCACTGAGATCAATAAGAAGATCTATAAGATTGGCCAGGGCTACCTTATCAAGGATGGCAAGCTGATCAAGAACAATGCCTCCACTGACTATGACCTGTCTGACAAGAGCATCAACCCTCTGGGTGGCTTTGTCCACTATGGCGAAGTGACCAATGACTTTGTCATGCTGAAAGGCTGTGTGGTGGGAACCAAGAAGCGGGTGCTCACCCTCCGCAAGTCCTTGCTGGTGCAGACGAAGCGGCGGGCTCTGGAGAAGATTGACCTTAAGTTCATTGACACCACCTCCAAGTTTGGCCATGGCCGCTTCCAGACcatggaagagaagaaagcatTCATGGGACCACTCAAGAAAGACCGAATTGCAAAGGAAGAAGGAGCTTAA